The Coffea arabica cultivar ET-39 chromosome 10e, Coffea Arabica ET-39 HiFi, whole genome shotgun sequence region CTAAAAATTTATCTGTAGATATGCATCCTTGACATGTTCTCCCAATGCTTGATGTTGCAGGTATGGATGAAGTAAGTAGAGGAATTAGTAATGTGGTGCGTCGTGATCACACGAGGATCCCTCCAACAGGGGCAGCGGAGCTACTCACAGAATCTGAAAAGCACCTCAAGGAAAAGTTGATAAAAGGTCAACTATTTCTAAACACGGCAGAGGCAATTTTCAAACTCAACATACCTGTCAGCATACTTCATGGCCATGATCACATTGGTCGAGATACAGAAACTAAACTCATATTAGACTGTGGATATGAGTTGCTAAAGAAAAAGGGACAAAGACAAGAATTTTCAGTTTATCCATGCAAAGGAATGTCCATCAGTTATATCAAAGTAAGGTCATTGGATAATTTGGTCAAGCAACTGAGCAAGGACTTTGACGTGTTAAAATTTTATGGAGGGACGATTGGGAGCCAAGACTGTGATGCGGCAGATTACTTGCATAAGATGTTGGAGAAGGATTTCCGAAATTGGCATGCAGATGTGAGCAGCATGTGGGATTTTGGCTGGAATGAGAAGACATTTGCCTTCCTTGAAAAGGATGATCTTGTTAAGGATTTAGAGAAGCATATACTAAATGGACTTCTAGATGAGATCACACGTAATCTATTACACATTGCTGTTTCGGCTTGATTGTTTCAAAGCACACATCTTGACAGTCTAGAGATCGTATTTTGTTtattaatttaagaaaaaaaaaacctatgtAATAGTTTTGAACTGATTTTTGCAGTTTTGTAACGAGGGAAtcggaaaacaaaaagaaactcTTTTTCTCAGTCACATTTTTGGCGTCTGGTTTGCTGCAATTGCACTTAGGTAACACACACAGTGACACGGAGATACCTTCATTTTCCACTATACATCCTAGCCTTCCAACTCCAGTTTCACCATAGTGTGTGTTTTCTCTCCTGGAAATTTGAATTTCCAAAAGGTCTAAATTTTTACTGTTTTTCTTGCCATTGCATTCGTTTGTCACTTACCTTCTGATTTTCCCATTCTCCATTGATAATCCAAAAAACTCTTTTGGCCAAATGAACCATGCACAGAACCCATCGCCACTTAGAATATTGGGACTAAAGTTCAAAGATTTAAAACTGTTGAAGAAGAATATGGTTAAATGCTccttttaattttattgaatGCATTAGTTTATATGGCGTACTTTTTCTCTGGGGGTCTAAGACTAAGAGAGGATACAGAAATGGCTTCATTAGACGCAGCGTCTCTCCGAGAATCAGATTTGCAGCTTTACTTCACGAAAGTCTCTGATCACCCGAATTGGCAAATCAGAAACTGAAAGTCCCAGAACAGGATGTGTCGAAAATCTTGCCATTACAActtaaaagcgtaaatttcacccGAAAGCTTCGTTTGTGACTTTTAAAAATATGAACTTACAAGACAGAGCACAGCCGTCTTAGCTCAGCCGGTAGAGCGCGTGGCTTTTAACCACGTGGTCGTGGGTTCGATTCCCACAGACGGCGTTTCCGCGTCAGCATTTTGCCTAGTACCTCCGCAGTCAATGCCCCCTTGGTTTTACGAGTCTTTTGGGCTAAAGTCCGATCTAATGGGCCTTTTCTTCTTAATGATTGTCGACCGCCTATGGGACTTAAATTAGTTGTGTCCCGTCTTAGCTCTTTTCCCATGTGTTTTCTGCATGGCGCCTTTCTCGTTTGAGAGTGGGATGGAGGCCGAAATTTGGGCTTCGGTGAAAAAATTTGGGGTGCATTCAAGATAGTACTAtctttgggtttttttttttttttttttcaattgggGTATCCGGACCTACATCCGACTAGTCCCCCAACTGAAGAGAACGGGCCCCACCGATCCTCAGGAAATTACGCCAAGTTGCTGAGTTCGGGATCGAACCCAGGCCGTCTCACCCTAATGAGGCCTACACGACCACCCGAGCAACCCGTCGGGGGCTAGTACTATCTTTGAGTTTGAACTTCGAATAATTGAGCATTACTTGAATTCAAGCTCAAAGGAACATTCCTATCCAACTATCAtgctcgagcttgactcgaacaAACTTGAACTCACCTATCCAAGTTCAACCAAGGCttatttacatttttaaaatttgaacttgACTCAAGCTCTAACTCAAAGTTTTGACTTGTTTAGATTTATAAAGTTCGAACTTGATTTCGTAAAAATTTGAACTCCAACTTGAGATCGAGTTGGATTTCCAAAATTAGTTTTCAAACATTTTCCAACAAATCCAAATATTAAATtccaaaccaagtttcaaaatttCCAATAATTTTCAACATAAGCCtaaaaatccaaattcaactaAATATAAGTCAACAATATATAGCTTTCTAATCTTAAAAATACCAAATGAAATAAGGCAAGAGTTACAAGAAAAATGTAGCTTTTTAATCTTAAAATCACATaatgaaataagaaaaaatttccagaataaAAAAGACCCAGCAACAATTGACAGAGAAAAAGAATACTTGTTTTAACCCTTGATTTCCCTGCCTTCCCAATTTTAAACCCGGCAATTAGTCTAAACTTCCATCACTAAAGTAACAATTGGTATAGAGagagatgaaaagaaaaggacaacTAGAGAGAGAAGTCGTTCCTTTGAGTTCGTGTCATTTACGATGACACCCCTGAGAGAGAGCTcgagagaggagagggagagagatggGTATTTGTGCTGTGTTTAAGAAGGAAAGCCATTgcagagaagaaagaaaggtaCGCAGAGAAACGCACGTAAGATTGCAAGGGATAGGTTTCTGATTTTTGGGTGCTATATTTACTAATTTGCCTGTAAAAATAATTGTTTTAAGATATGGCATCGtactaaattttctaacaaGTTTGTATAAATATGTAATTTAATAATATTCAAATGAGTAGACTATTTGATTAAACTCGTTGAGTACTCGAGAGTGCAGTATCTTAATACTTGAACCTGGTTCATTTATGTAATAGAGCATGCTCAATCTCGATTAGAACTCAGTCACTTGCGGGTAACTCACAAGTAGTTCGTTTGGATTATAGCCTTaggacaaaaaataataatatttgaggtttggaggagaaaataataatatttgagatttagtGAAAAGAAAATATGACTTTAGACATCTTAGGTCTCATTCTCATTTGTTCTTTAACGTTTATCAACGAAATAGGTCTTCTTTTGAATAGCTTCAAATCACTCTCTTTATTAATTTCTCTCCACATATGGGAGATAGGTTTCCTTAATTCTTCATCCTCCTCCCccattgctctctctctctctctctctctctctctcttcatttAGGACTCCAGAACAAAGATAAGCATTTAGTTTGTCTTCTGCTGTCCCAAGAAGTACTGAGCAGGTGGTACTCATTGAAAATTGAAACTAACCATAATAGTCAAGAATCTCGATGATGGTGTCAACTGTCAAGAACCTCCGTTAAGTGGGTGCTTTCATCTGTTCACTCTAAGCAAATAACTATAACAGCAGCTAGCTTCATTAAGGTCTGTTACACAGTACAGCAGATGAACAGCAGGATTTTTACGTTGAAAATATGATTTTAGTAGTAAATGTATGCACGAAGATTTTGATACTTGTCGTCTCAAAAgtattacccaaaaaaaaaaaaaaaaaggaaaaaggaaaagctaAAGGAACCTGAATCTGGAAATAAGTTTGACAAGCCTGCGCACAAAAAGTTTGCCCATCACCACAAGCTACCAAGAACAGGAACGCACGATAACTAATTCTAGGAAGCCATATCGTCACCATAAAAGTCATTTCTCGGTGGCACGCAAAGAGGAAAATTGATGAGAAAGATGCCTTTTTCATGTCTCCCCTAATAATTGACGACGGGTCCATGTTTTGGAGCAAGGCAAAGATAAAGATGCcctagagtacaactttatgtgGGTGGAGTTGCCATCTAAGCAGACCATTAAGAACATCTTAATAAACCAATGCAGTAGGCTCTCAAGGGTTAGCTCGAGCGGTCAGCTCCTCCTTTTTAGGGCATAGTAGATTTATCTGGACAATCAGGGTTCGAACCCCCTTGCTACCGTGCTCGGAGTGGAATGAGACCTCCTCTCCCGAGCCGGAGTGAGATTAGTCGGGCCAAAGGTCCGAATACCCACTTCgtcagaggaaaaaaaaaaattgagcagaGTTTTCTAAGAAAAAGGCAATAATTCCTATGCCCCACTTTAACACTTGACTTGGAAAACATTTTAACCACCTATATTATATGTCTCATATTAATTACTGCAGCattatttcaaaacaaaaaaaaaattttctaaacaatCCTCTATCTGTCGAAACACGCTCAATTTATTCATAATAAAGGTCTCTTTCCGAGTAGCATATTCAAGCCTTGCCATGCTTGACATATGTTTTGAAAGGATAAAGAAGACGATGACAAAATGTGTTGATGTGATGCACCCAAGGTCTAATGTTCGACAGCTTGTTGCAAACTTCTTTTTACCTAAACGGGTTGCTTTTATTGTGGAAGGATTACTTGTGATCGAATTATGCTCCCCTTCTTCCCAAAGTTGGCTCTCCTTTATTCTACTATTCTATTAGAAGCTCCCTCCTTCCCAAAATGCTAAAATTGCAGGCTCTTTCTTTCTATGGTCCATTCCTTTTTCGTGAGTCTAATAGTAACGTAGTATTCTACTTACAAAGACCGAATGTAATCACGTTTCTGGGGAGAGAAAAGTAGACATCCGAATTGGAAAATGAATAACAAATAATTAAAAGGACAAAAAGTGATTTCTTAATGTACAAGGAAAAGTTGTTTCAGATTTGGAGACTTCCCTATGGACTGAAGGAGCTGGGAAACTGCTTTGAACGTGAGTATCTGCTGGCTTATGGACTTTACGCTCTACCTTTCCATAATTCTCCCACGCTCGAGTCAAAAAGGAATAATGTTTCCCCGTCCCCAGCGAAGGGATAGGGGTAATTGCGACTAATCTAAACGCACTTTTGTTTAAGGACTTGTTTCTAAGGATGGTTAATGGAGCCGGGTCGGTCCGAATTCCGCTCATTCGTCCGACAAGGTCCGATGACACTAAATCATGTCAAAAGATTTAAAAGGACAAGTCTTAGTACAAGCAAATCGAGGATCTTTGAAGATGTTTTAACTATCAATCAtattttatttccatttttcatgtattttggACTAATTGGATAcattattgttgaaaaattcttagtttatatattttttgatgaaTAGTGACTAGTTCATATATATTTTAATGTTGCGGTCCCGTGAATGTTGATTAATTTTAGAatttaatagttatagtaattatattaagaaaattaaagaacaaTAAGTGAGTTTGAACTAAATCCAAATTGGATTCACGGTCCAGATATTTTGTAAGACAAGTATGAGTTTCGCATTTATCAATTCAGAATTCAAAAATGATATTAACAATACGAGTCAAATCTAAGCTTATTAAAGTTTAACTCGAATGCCCTAATTGATAGGCCTATTTTTTTGTTTGGTAGTTTTGGCTAGAAAATCACAATCGTCATTTTGTGATTTCTAACAAAAATCAAATTATTGTGTTGCTTAGAGTTAACTATATCGTTATTTCGataaaaatcaagtttaaattgCTCGAGCTCTTTGAAATTATGGAACTTTGCGTACAATTTTatgtttttgaataatttgacGAGTTTAGCTGTGTTACTCTTATTCCAGATCCTTTTAATTACCGAAATGAAGGAGTTGGAACGgatttatttggaatttttaaaaataaaattgtagtatttttttcttaatatgataaatgtgagataaaaaaagtgattaaaaaataaaaaataaatttaaaaatgtttttaagatgtaagttaaaaaaaaaaagaaaaaaagctatCCAAATTAATTGGAAGAGTTGGAAGCTCTGTCGGTGGATTGGTTACATCTCCACTCCTACGTCGTAACGGCTATAAAAGGGGTTACTGTCGTCAATCAGTATATCCCTAATTTCATACTCTTACAACGGTCTTCAAAAATAAATCGAGTTTTGCACTAATATCATCTTCAAATTCCCATTATACCCCTATGACCAACCCCAAGAAACACTTGAACACACGCGGGATTTCTGCAGTCTCACGTGCACCCGCGGCTCCGGTCCGAAGAGATTACGTATTTATAACGTACTTAGTTCGGTTAACCGTGGAATTTACAAATCAATtagttgctctgttcatctgctCCACTGTGTCTACAGTGTGCTTTCAATGACATTAATTTTCTCCGATCAAAAGTAAACTCCTTTCCAGTTTTGCCACGTTCCCCTTTCTACTCTTTCTCCTCGTcttctcatcttcatcttcataaAGCAACCTAAACTTGAACAGACATTTAAAGTTGCACTGGCAGTTAACTACCTCAGAGCAGAAACAGAGAACCCTCTTCAGCTATGGCAAATCGCCTTTTTACGTGGGCTTTCATTATAATTTTCTTCTTCCAACTAAATCATCTCTCAAGTAAGTTTCTCAGTTCTGGTATTACTCTCCTTTTAGTTAAAAAATGGAGTACATGATTTTTACTAATTAGAACTTGCTTATATTTTGGAGCTTGGACAACAGGTAGTTGTTGAACTTGAATTATTTACTGGGCTTTGTAATTATTGGCAGGGTCAGAATCATTTATCGGCATAAATTACGGCCAAGTAGCAGATAATCTCCCGTCCCCTGATGCTACGGCTAAGATGCTACAGTCTACTTCAATAGAGAAAGTTCGGCTGTACGGGGCAGACCCGGCTATTATCAAAGCATTCGCCAATACAGGAATCGGAATCATGATTGGAGTTTCCAACGGCGACATCCCGGCGATGGCTACGGACCCCAGCTTTGCTAAAAACTGGGTTAATTCTAATGTTAGTCCGTTCTATCCGGCGAGCAAGATTGTTCACATCAATATTGGCAACGAGGTGCTGTTATCCGGTGACCGGAATCTGATGACTCAGCTGTTGCCGGCGATGCAGAATCTTCAAAATGCCTTAAATTCAGCTTCCTTAAATGGAAAGATTAAGGTGTCCACGGTTCATTCCATGGCTGTATTGAGGCAGTCTGATCCGCCGTCTTCTGGCGGCTTTGATCCCAGCTTCGGTGACTTGATGAAAGGCTTATTGGAGTTCAATAATGCCACTGGTTCACCTTTGGTGATCAACCCTTATCCTTTCTTTGCGTACCAGAGTGATCCCAGGCCCGAGACCCTGGCTTTCTGCTTGTTTCAGCCTAACTCAGGCCGGGTTGATTCAGGCACCAAGATCAAGTACACAAACATGTTTGATGCTCAGGTTAGTAAAAGCAACACAGCTTCGATTTTTGGTGGGGAGGATAGAACTTTCTTTATCTGATCAAGAAAAGATTAGACTACATGTGGGGAGGGTAACGAAGAGCGAACATTTCATTGAATAAATATTGTTCACTTGAATGAGCTTTGATACATATTACTATTAAGAGGTATCATATCTTAAACACTATATGATGTGTAggatttctttttccccttttaagGAAACTGTACGAGGTTACAGACTCAAAGCTTCAACTAGTTGTTGTTGTGTTAGGTGGATGCTGTTAGATCTGCCTTAAATGCTATGGGTTTCAAAGGAGTTGAGATTTTGGTAGCTGAGACTGGTTGGCCATATAAGGGTGACAGCAATGAGGTTGGCCCGAGTTTAGAGAATGCCAAGGCTTACAATGGCAACTTGATTGCACACCTAAAGTCTATGGTCGGAACACCATTGATGCCCGGAAAATCAGTTGATACATATCTTTTTGCATTGtacgatgaagatttgaagcCTGGACCGGGTTCAGAGCGAGCATTTGGGCTTTTCAAGCTGGATATGACAATGAATTATGATGCAGGACTTTCGAAGACCAGTCAGGTGATTTCCAGACGATTGAAACAGAAACCTAATTAATTGCTTAGTTTGTACTTTAATGACTTAGTTGATTTGCTTCTATTCCTCGTTTAGACCAGGGTTCTAAATGTTTGTGCAACTGACTTAATTTCTGATGATTTCCTGAACTCAAAACGATTATCTCCATGTG contains the following coding sequences:
- the LOC113712345 gene encoding glucan endo-1,3-beta-D-glucosidase-like codes for the protein MANRLFTWAFIIIFFFQLNHLSRSESFIGINYGQVADNLPSPDATAKMLQSTSIEKVRLYGADPAIIKAFANTGIGIMIGVSNGDIPAMATDPSFAKNWVNSNVSPFYPASKIVHINIGNEVLLSGDRNLMTQLLPAMQNLQNALNSASLNGKIKVSTVHSMAVLRQSDPPSSGGFDPSFGDLMKGLLEFNNATGSPLVINPYPFFAYQSDPRPETLAFCLFQPNSGRVDSGTKIKYTNMFDAQVDAVRSALNAMGFKGVEILVAETGWPYKGDSNEVGPSLENAKAYNGNLIAHLKSMVGTPLMPGKSVDTYLFALYDEDLKPGPGSERAFGLFKLDMTMNYDAGLSKTSQAPSNAKNPATPTIPTTPAPKAKKSVWCVPKAGVSDAQLQANLDYACSHGTDCSSIQPGGACFEPNTIASHATYAMNLLYQTAGRNPWNCDFSQTATLSTTNPSYNACQYPGGEA